One Deinococcus betulae DNA segment encodes these proteins:
- a CDS encoding helix-turn-helix domain-containing protein: MTTPATTLPPVALHDTTGLYLTFLGAEQATLDGQTLKLRRRFCEILLILATNPNGLTGGQLSAALYGEWSDTQNQAVEVHRLSKLVELSSKPYRLVRVVGADFLSVQDLLMEGRTREAALLYRGELLPLSDAPAVNEYREYLHESIRQAALLSQELEPLWTLVARFPDDLELIEALNERLPREDVRRGMVQARMRLAQRRLCAS; this comes from the coding sequence ATGACCACTCCGGCCACCACCCTGCCGCCGGTTGCGCTGCACGACACGACCGGGCTCTACCTGACCTTTCTGGGTGCCGAGCAGGCCACACTGGACGGCCAGACCCTCAAACTGCGCCGCCGCTTCTGCGAGATTCTGCTGATTCTGGCCACGAACCCCAACGGCTTGACCGGGGGGCAGCTCTCGGCGGCGCTGTACGGTGAATGGAGCGACACCCAGAACCAGGCCGTCGAAGTCCACCGCCTCTCCAAGTTGGTGGAGCTGAGCAGTAAACCCTACCGGCTGGTGCGGGTGGTGGGCGCGGACTTTCTGAGCGTGCAGGACCTCTTGATGGAGGGCCGGACCCGTGAGGCCGCGCTGCTGTACCGGGGTGAACTGCTTCCCCTGTCAGATGCCCCGGCGGTGAACGAGTACCGCGAGTATCTGCACGAGAGCATTCGGCAGGCCGCCCTGCTGAGTCAGGAGCTGGAGCCTCTGTGGACGCTGGTTGCCCGCTTTCCAGACGACCTGGAACTTATCGAGGCGCTGAACGAGCGGCTGCCACGGGAAGACGTGCGGCGCGGGATGGTTCAGGCCAGAATGCGTCTGGCCCAGCGCCGACTCTGCGCTTCTTGA
- a CDS encoding ATP-binding cassette domain-containing protein translates to MSTLEVRDLRVRFGRVEALRGVTLSLRPGVTGLVGANGAGKSTLIRTLATLQRPSGGQLVWDGQDVTRRPNALRRVLGYVPQAGGAYPQLTPTEFLQYMGAAKRLNARAVDAQIPALLDAVNLSAHAGRPIGSFSGGMARRVLIAQALLGDPALLILDEPSVGLDAEERARFQALLREQGTRAVVLLVTHIQEDLDAAAGRLLTLEGGVIAGETVQRRAPAPVSGPFPLPEWEVARA, encoded by the coding sequence GTGTCCACGCTTGAGGTGCGCGACCTGCGGGTGCGCTTCGGCCGCGTGGAGGCGCTGCGCGGCGTGACCCTGAGCCTGCGCCCCGGCGTGACTGGCCTGGTCGGCGCAAATGGAGCTGGCAAGAGCACGCTGATCCGCACTCTGGCGACCCTGCAGCGCCCCAGTGGGGGCCAGCTGGTCTGGGACGGGCAGGACGTGACGCGGCGCCCTAATGCCCTGCGCCGCGTGCTGGGCTACGTGCCGCAGGCTGGGGGCGCGTATCCGCAGCTCACGCCCACTGAATTTTTGCAGTACATGGGGGCTGCCAAGCGTCTGAACGCGCGCGCGGTGGACGCCCAGATTCCGGCGCTGCTGGACGCCGTGAATCTGAGTGCGCACGCAGGGAGGCCCATCGGGTCCTTCTCGGGCGGTATGGCGAGGCGGGTGCTGATTGCCCAGGCGCTGCTGGGCGACCCGGCCCTGCTGATTCTGGACGAGCCCAGCGTGGGCCTGGACGCCGAGGAACGCGCGCGCTTTCAGGCGCTGCTGCGCGAGCAGGGCACGCGCGCCGTCGTGCTGCTGGTCACGCATATTCAAGAAGACCTGGACGCGGCAGCCGGCCGGCTCCTGACCCTGGAAGGAGGCGTCATTGCCGGAGAGACGGTGCAGCGGCGCGCGCCTGCTCCTGTTAGCGGCCCTTTCCCCCTTCCCGAATGGGAGGTGGCCCGTGCCTGA
- a CDS encoding DUF6895 family protein, whose amino-acid sequence MTTDHPALPVFRRALAWVSAHLDAFHPDHAFVSDHSLRVKPFIELVFVLNPFLRRGLHHQEPHLAALAAFCAQTFSTYDFAAFAHQDPAGLIVFALRDEFDALCGRAAARDGLLARYRQTGLPDLVRVSRTPYRAMDLAYSVARAELHFDPRSLLPDLPRTVLGTGRPLPHCTDSDLYSLTHTLFYLADLGEADLRACWSDTAGLGETLCGALGLTLRAGNADLSGELLMCLAFLGETDSPAARLAWERLAALQLPCGAVPAPSYRPGRDDAAPDSQAGHYRFTQSYHTTLVMLGAAMPALFPAAHNLPELPALGTKVPVAS is encoded by the coding sequence ATGACCACGGACCATCCGGCGCTGCCAGTCTTTCGCCGCGCGCTCGCGTGGGTGTCGGCGCATCTGGACGCCTTTCATCCCGACCACGCATTCGTGTCGGACCATTCGCTGCGCGTCAAGCCGTTCATTGAACTGGTGTTCGTTCTGAACCCCTTTCTGCGGCGCGGTCTGCACCATCAGGAGCCGCACCTCGCGGCCCTGGCGGCCTTCTGCGCACAGACCTTCAGCACCTACGATTTCGCCGCTTTCGCGCATCAGGACCCGGCGGGCCTGATCGTCTTCGCCCTGCGCGATGAATTTGACGCGCTGTGCGGGCGCGCCGCGGCGCGGGACGGCCTGCTCGCCCGTTACCGGCAGACCGGCCTGCCCGACCTGGTGCGGGTGAGCCGCACGCCCTACCGCGCGATGGACCTGGCCTACAGCGTGGCGCGCGCCGAGCTGCACTTTGACCCCCGGTCGCTGCTCCCGGACCTGCCCCGCACGGTGCTGGGGACGGGGCGGCCCCTGCCCCACTGCACTGATTCGGACCTGTATTCACTGACGCACACCCTCTTCTACCTGGCGGACCTGGGCGAGGCGGACCTGAGGGCGTGCTGGTCAGACACAGCGGGGTTGGGCGAGACCCTGTGCGGGGCGCTGGGCCTGACCCTGCGCGCGGGCAACGCAGACCTGAGCGGCGAACTGCTGATGTGCCTGGCCTTTCTGGGTGAAACCGACTCGCCAGCGGCCCGCCTGGCCTGGGAGCGGCTGGCGGCCCTGCAACTGCCGTGCGGGGCGGTCCCTGCCCCCAGCTACCGCCCTGGGCGGGACGACGCGGCGCCTGACAGCCAGGCCGGCCACTACCGCTTCACGCAGAGTTACCACACCACGCTGGTGATGCTGGGCGCGGCGATGCCTGCCCTGTTTCCTGCGGCCCACAATCTCCCCGAACTGCCCGCGCTGGGCACGAAAGTGCCGGTGGCCTCATGA